The genomic DNA ATTGCTAGGCTCTTGGCGAACGACTCATCTCTTGAAGACCTAGAGTggtggattacaggcattgaaAAGCTTTTGGTGGCTTTGGAAGATGACTCTGGTGTGAGCTCACCTTACCAGGCTGGGGGACCAGGCAGAGGAACCCCCTTGTTATCTTTTGAAAGAAGATCAGCGGGGAAGACGGGGTTTGAAGTGTGGATTAGGAGGTCCTACGTCTTTGCCTACCACCTCTGCTAAATCTTCATAAAAAGATCGAGGAGTGCAATGAACTTCAGAAATCATGCACCGCTTCCTTGAAGCCTGTCCAGGAACCTAACTTCTGGACCCAGAAACTTCTCCAAAGACAGACCCGCTGAGCCAGGCAGTCTGCACCAGCACCTCTGCTTCTAAGATTCTGTTTCGTCTTCTTCTATTGAGAGATTGACCTCTTGGGTGATTTGTGTGCTTTCCAGCAAATGATGGAGACGCGTAAACCGGCGGGACTGCTGGCCTTGCCATACTCGATGCGCGCCGCGCCCCTGGGCGTGCCGGGGACCCTGGCCGGACTCCCGCGGAGGGAACCCCTAAGGGTCGCCCTGCGTCTGGACGCCGCGTGCTGGGAGTGGGCGCGCAGCGGCTGCTCACGGAAACGGCAGTACCTGCCCCTGCCGCTGGACGGCGCCTTCGAGCCCGCTTGCCTCCGCAAGCGCAACGAGCGCGAGCGGCAGCGGGTGCGCTACGTGAACGAGGGCTATGCGCGCCTCCGAGACCACCTGCCCCGGGAGCTGGCTGACAAGCGCCTCAGCAAAGTGGAGACGCTCCGCGCCGCCATCGGCTACATCAAGCACCTGCAGGAGCTGCTGGAGCGCCAGGCCCGGGGTCCCGAGGGCGCGGCCGGCGCCGTCCCCCGGCGCAGGGCGGAATGCAACAGCGACGGGGAGTCCAAGGCCTCTTCGGCGCCTTCGCCCAGCAGCGAGCCCGAGGAGGGGGGCAGCTAGCGAGCGCCTGGCCGGCCAGGATCGCTGCGCCCGCCACATAGCGCGCAGCTGGGCGCTCAGCCTAAGGTCCTCTTCGAAGGTGGTTTACATTCTTAATCTGGTATCTTCTCCAGGCCTAAATCTTAGGAAAAAGAAATGCGTACTGGggtttgggggatgggggaggtgtTTTTACCTTTGGGAATTTCTCCCCTGCCCTTATTGGTTACGTGCCTGCAACTTATAGGTGCTTATTAAAGAGGCTCTTTTCCTATACTTCTAAAATGCAAACTGTTCCAGATTCTGAGCGCCTCGTTGTAAATACGATTATTCTAAAAACTCAAAGGGCGAGAACAACTGGAATTTCCCACCTTCCGTGGTGTGGGTAAAttgtatacataaatattaaaccTTAACCAAAGAAGAACTTTACTGCCACCAAAACAGAAACAACCCCAAACAGCCAAAAACAGACCTTAAAAGTGAGGAACATTTTCTTGCATTCTTTCCTTTGGAAATTGTATTCGAAATGTAATTGAAAACAATTGTTGACCTCCTGCTTTGGGTGAAGGAGACTGTAAGCTGCTACTTGAGAACGAATTTGCCAGCATGTGCTGTTGACTGTGTGAATGATGGTACCAGGGAAGCCATGGCTTGGTACACACTGTTTCATCCAGTGGCCACGTGGAAGCTTCGTAGCATTGAGCAGATAGTAAAATATCTTAGAATTAATGATCTCTTTGGAAGAGAGCCCAGATTTGTATGAAAACTTGTTTTTCCTCTCaattgttttgttcactgttttcttcattttccttttctctgcattccgCACCGCCCCCCCGCCCGCCGACCTATAGCTCTCCATCTAAGTTTTGGATAAACTAAAGTGGCactgtgactttaaaaataaaaaagagatctACTTGGAAGTCCTTTTTGAGGGTTGAGCCGGATGGGGGAAAGATGTGGGACAAAAGGGATGGATTGAAGTTGGtacattctcaaatatttttatcaccatgGGAGCTTCCAGGTACAGTATATGGAAATGATATATGGCCATgttaaaaacctttttaaaatatttaatttgggtcattttttttttctgagaaacaaTTTTGAGTTTGGTAGATAAGTTAAATGCTTGCTGATGTGTGAAAAGATCCCTAAGGTTGTTTTCTAATATGCCGAATTGTCCTTTCCATGGAGGCAGCTTTGGTTTgtgggggaagaggaaggggagatgGAAATGGACAAAGAGAACTAACAGTGGCAGTGCATCCTCCAGGTGGATTTTACTTAGATTTTATTATCCCCTTTTACAGGTGTAGCAACTAAGGCAGGCTAAATATTCAATGGACATCTTTTATGTGCTAGGAATTTTGTTGTGACTTTTTACATTTTGTCCTATTTAGCTTCATACATTTGTGGGGTGGGTATgacaaatattttgttattaaaagaaatatgaagcTCAAAGAGGTTACACACCTTGACCAGTTTAGTGTTGCTAGGATTCCTtgagctgagatcaagtcctGAGCCTGAACCCAAAGCCCGAGGATTTCTTTCTCCCTTACTGTGctgtctcttgctctgtcatttaCTAGCAGAGCAAATGTTGCTGcaactcagttttcttacctgtacAGAAATGTTTACGGAAGTGTATGTGAACGACCTTGGTAATCTGCAAGGCACTAACCAATGATAAATTAGTAGTTTTATTATTTGGGGGGAAATACTATTTCTCAGTTTATGGAGAGTAAAGCCTGATTAAGAATAAAATCTCCAGGTGGAGTTGGTGTGATTTCTTCAGTGTTTCAAGAGGGACAGAGTGACCACACTCTCTTACCTCCTTTGGTaaggttctgggatacatgctTTGAACGCTAAATCCATGTTAAAACATatcattggctgggtgcagtggttcaccctgtaatcccagcacattgggaggcaaatgtagacggatcacttgagctcaggagtttgagaccaaccctggTACTGGAAACCTTAATGTGGTTTTATTTGAAGCCCTGTTGAGAATAAGGCAATGATTTTGAGAAaccttttggaaaaataaaaataaaaccctctctcagctgggtgtgctggctcatgcctgtagtcccggcactttgggaggccaaggcaggaagatcacttgaggcccggagCATGAGACCAGCCCTTGGCAACATATATAAACCTTGtcactacaaaaattaaaaaaatgtatctagGGTTGGTGACGTGCctctatagtcccaactactcaggaggccgaggttggaggTTTGCTTGCACTCAGGTGTTccaggccgcagtgagccatgaccgtgTGTCTgcccgcgctccagcctgggccacagagtaagactcctatttaaaataataataataattaaatgaaagcCTTTTGCAatcatgtaactttttaaaagaaaaaatcatgcaGTTTTTCTGGGACCTTTCTCGTAACTTACAGGAGGAGCACCAATCGGGGAATGAAGCCTTTAAAAAGGTTTGACCTCTTTTTCTGTGAGTGATCATTTCATTAACCCTAGAACAATTTGACTTTCAAAAAGAACACAATAAATTTCCAGTGAATTTTGTGGAAGCAAGAGTGGAGGGGAGTTTTATGGCAATGAAGCTTTCATAAAAGGAGAAAGATTTTCATGTCCTTCaacatcttcctttttttaatttttccaactcAGCCCAGACATATCCCTTGATTGCACTTGATTGCACTGGGACACCCCACCCTGCCCTACCCGGAGCGTGCAAAGTGGGAGGGGCTGTGTTGGGATGTGGCAGAGCGTGCCCTGGCCCTGAGACTGGATCCAGCTCTTGCCACTCATTGACTtcgtgactttgagcaagtcccTAACTGTTGTGTTCTCAGTTTCCTATGCTAGGACACATGAAGAGTGGATCACATTATCTTTTAGACTCTTCCAGCTGGAAAACGTCATGCATCCAACCTGTGCAAATCCCAGCTGGGGGAAGCGAATGTAATAAGGCATGCCCACTTCCTGCCACACAGCATGGTGCTTTCTGTTCCTATATTTCCCTCTTCCCAGTAGAAAGATCCAGCCCTGAGGCTGtggcctaccttttttttttttttttttttggactccTAGTTGCTGTTACCATtcccaattaaaacaaa from Papio anubis isolate 15944 chromosome 9, Panubis1.0, whole genome shotgun sequence includes the following:
- the ASCL4 gene encoding achaete-scute homolog 4, coding for MMETRKPAGLLALPYSMRAAPLGVPGTLAGLPRREPLRVALRLDAACWEWARSGCSRKRQYLPLPLDGAFEPACLRKRNERERQRVRYVNEGYARLRDHLPRELADKRLSKVETLRAAIGYIKHLQELLERQARGPEGAAGAVPRRRAECNSDGESKASSAPSPSSEPEEGGS